The Pirellulales bacterium genome includes the window TCGCCGGCACGGAGTTCCCAGGGAGAGCCTGGGAACTAGGGTTTTATGACTCCGCGACCTCGTTACTTCCGCGTCCTGCTCACGTTCGCCCGAAACAGCCTGGTGCGGGCGATGACGTTCCGCGCGAATTTCCTCATCGAGTGCGTCACGTCGCTGTCGTTTGTGTTCCTGAATCTTGGCTTTTTCATCCTGATCTTTCAGTATACGTCTTCGATCGGCCGCGGTACCGGCTGGGGCAAATATGAATACTTCGTTTTTCTGGCCACGTTTCAGATGATCAACAGCCTGATCGAGGCGTTCTTCATGCCGAATGCCGAGGAATTCAGCGAGCTGGTCCGCACGGGCGAGCTGGATTTCGCCCTCATGAAGCCGATCGACACGCAGTTTCTCATTTCGATGGCGAAGTTCAATTGGTCGTCGATGACGAATTTCCTGTTTGCCTTATTGCTGCTCGGCTACTCGCTGCTGCGGCTCGACTACGTGCCGGGCGTCGCCGAGATTCTGCTCTATCCGTTCTACATTCTGTCGGGCGTGGCCATTCTATATAGCCTGATGATCACGCTGGCCGCGACGACCGTCTGGCTCGGGCGAAATCAATCGATATACGACTTTTGGTTCTATATCACCATCTTCTCGCGCTATCCGCTGGAAATCTACAGCGGCCCGTTCGGGACGCCGATCCGAATTCTGTTCACGTTCATCCTGCCAGTGCTGGTGGTTGTGAACGTCCCCGCGCGGCTGCTCGCCAAGCCGCTCGAACCAGGCGAATGGCGCTTGGCCGCCTTCGCGCTAGTGGCAACCGCTGTGAGCCTCGTCGCCTCGCGCTGGCTCTTCAAACGCGCTCTGGAAAGCTACCGCAGCGCGAGTAGTTGAGCAATGCGAAGCCCAAACCGTGGCACAGCAACTCCGGCCACGCCGCTAAGCCCGACGCTCGATTCGAGTTGCAGCGCGCCTCTGTTTTGACAATACTATCTCTACGTGTCAGTTGCGATTCGACGGTAGTCCTCCGGGAATCCTGGATCGTGCCGGTGGTGCGGGCATTGATAGGCCGGCACGCGGCCCGGATGTCCGGATTGTCGTTTCTTAACCGACGCCTAACTTGAACCTAACATCGCGCTGGTAGCTTGGCCCACATCATGGCGAAC containing:
- a CDS encoding ABC-2 family transporter protein; the encoded protein is MTPRPRYFRVLLTFARNSLVRAMTFRANFLIECVTSLSFVFLNLGFFILIFQYTSSIGRGTGWGKYEYFVFLATFQMINSLIEAFFMPNAEEFSELVRTGELDFALMKPIDTQFLISMAKFNWSSMTNFLFALLLLGYSLLRLDYVPGVAEILLYPFYILSGVAILYSLMITLAATTVWLGRNQSIYDFWFYITIFSRYPLEIYSGPFGTPIRILFTFILPVLVVVNVPARLLAKPLEPGEWRLAAFALVATAVSLVASRWLFKRALESYRSASS